The genomic stretch ACCAACACACGTAAGATAttcttctcgtcatccttgtCTTCCTTTGCTTTAGATGAGATGAATGATTAATTCCTGTAGTATCTGGTATTCTTCCCTCTTGAGGGGGATATTCTACTAACAGCGTTGTTGTAGTAAAATTTGGCTGTGAGTCCTGTGACTAGCTATGAAGTAATTATTTTCCTGGGAAACAATGGGTTGTTTTTTCTTTATGTGCCCAACTGGATAGAACTTAATTTCTAAAAATATCCACTATAGTGTACTCTCAAGCATTCACGTCGGGTGGTGATGTGTCTTGTATGGTGACGTCTCTCCCTTAGACCTTAAGATGATCATCTGAAAAAGAAAATAGAACCATCAGTTGTGGCGTAATGAAGAAATCACAAAATCAAGCGAATGAGATATTTTTAGGTCATCTTTGTTTTTTGTTGTAAAGAGAGCCACAAGGGTGATTTTGATGCTGACGGGATTTGAACCCAAGTGAGCACCACCTCTCGTCCTCTCATGACTTTAGTTCATCTTTGTGACCAGGCAATTTTAATATTTCATTGACTGCATCTCAAGATTTTCAACTTCCATGCCAAGAGGGTTATTAGCCATTACGCCCATAGAAATTGCGCTAGTGCCATGGTAAATGTTGGCCAAAAGACAATGTTTTGGCTGTTAAGTAAAGGATTTTCAACTTGTTGCATGTATTTACCGTAAATTAGTCTTGAGACTTACTTTTTCTGCATTGACTTATTATATCCTCTCCCCTTTCTATCCTTCTTGTGCATTGCTATTTTGCTAACTCTCAATGCCTGATTATGTATTTCAGGATACAGTTGGACCAGCCTGCGCCAGTCAAAGTTGCCGCAAATCTTGCTAGGCTACTATCATATAATAATAAGGTGATTCTTTTTGGTACCATTGTGCTGTCTAATCTTTTCTATCCTACACCAGCTTTTCCTCCGTGTTATGTAATCTTCCGTTTTTAAATTATTACAGGACATGCTACAAACTGGCCTCATAGTTGGAGGTTGGAGTAAACACGAAGGAGGGAAAATTTTTGGTATTCCACTTGGAGGGACCATCATTGAGCAACCGTTTGCTATTGGAGGTATGTCTCCTTCACGGTTTTTTGACCACTTCAATTTCATATCAATTTATTCACGAGTTAGTTAATTGGACCAACATACTTCATATATGTGTCGCCAACATTATAGTGTAATTAAGGTTCTGAATGTATAAAGTTAACTGAATTCAGCTAAATGTTGGAGGTTAGTAAATCTAGAAAGAGCTGGTCATGAACACTGCTAGTTCTTCTGTTGCTGGTTCCGTCTGCATTTAATAAATGCAACTTAGATTATGCAGGCAATTGCCTTAAGCTTCCACATATCCTCTGATATTGCATGTTTTTTGCAGGATCTGGCTCGTCCTACTTGTACGGGTTTTTTGATCAAGCTTGGAAAGAGGGTATGACTAAAGAAGAAGCTGAGGTACTTACTTCTTTTGCAGACCCACAGTTTGTTTCCCAAATATTACATTTATGCCCCTCCCACGGCCAACCCCGCTAATAGTAAAGCGAGAAAAATAAAGGGATATATGATCTGTTGTTGGATACAGTTATGATTCAAGCAATATTTTTGAAGAAACAAGGGTGATATTAGATTATTAGGATTGATTATAGAATGATGATTTATTTGATTTTCAAAATGTTTTCTTGTTCGATCATTTGCAGGCATTAGTAGTCAAAGCAGTTTCGCTTGCTATTGCTCGTGATGGTGCTAGTGGTGGCGTTGTTCGAACCGTTACTGTAAGAACTCCCTTTTAAAATATCAACTggctgcttttttttttttgttataagACTTACACGGAGATTGGGCAAAACTCCTGACCCAATTTGACTAATCTTGTACTCAAATAGGATAACATACTCGATATGACTAGACCAAACTGACCCATGGCCATTCCAAAAGACCCATGTTTCAGGGCAGTTTGTCATTAGTGAACTGAATGTACCAGCTAAGCTTTTGTTATGTATGAGTGGTGGTGACCCATATGCATCTAGTGATTCTAGTCACACTGCAAATAAAACTCGCGTTGTTTCAGATTGACAAAGACAGTCCAGAAAGGAAGTTCTACCCGGGTGACAAGCTCCAGTTATGGCACGAAGAAATGGAGCCACAAAACTCATTGTTAGACATTTGGGGCGGTGCTAATGCTCCCATGCGCGAATAGGCTGCTGCTCTCAATCCTGGTTCTACCTTTTGGAGCGTGTTTTTAGCTTGTGACCGTGTGATAATCTTAATCTGTTGTACATATAAGTGAACTTTTTGGTGGAAATTTTCATGTCTTGCAAATatgatgatgaaaaaaaaaaaaaaaagaaaaaaaaaaaaagaaaagaaattatcAAATATATTTCATGGACGAGAGTTACAGGAACATGCAAAAATAGCAGTGTAAACCCACAAAATTTGTAAATCACTTTCGAAAATAATGAATCAgcaaaaatatgaaaatgattaAACTACGGGAGGAAAAAAAGTTGAAATTAAAGACGACTATATTATTAGAGGCAAATGTCATAATCAAATTAGCAATTGAAAAATACC from Silene latifolia isolate original U9 population chromosome 2, ASM4854445v1, whole genome shotgun sequence encodes the following:
- the LOC141642462 gene encoding proteasome subunit beta type-6-like; the protein is MEKIDMKAPHSMGTTIIGVTYNGGIVLGADSRTSTGVYVANRASDKITKLTDNVYICRSGSAADSQVLSDYARYFLHQHTIQLDQPAPVKVAANLARLLSYNNKDMLQTGLIVGGWSKHEGGKIFGIPLGGTIIEQPFAIGGSGSSYLYGFFDQAWKEGMTKEEAEALVVKAVSLAIARDGASGGVVRTVTIDKDSPERKFYPGDKLQLWHEEMEPQNSLLDIWGGANAPMRE